From a single Micromonospora pallida genomic region:
- a CDS encoding PLP-dependent cysteine synthase family protein — protein MTHLDRCDEVVRAWVTEAIAAVEADANRSADTHLLPFPLPKQWGIDLYLKDESVHPTGSLKHRLARSLFLYGLCNGWIGPDTTIVEASSGSTAVSEAYFARMLGLPFVAVMPASTSPEKIAQIEFQGGRCHLVDDPAKVVVEARWLAEDAGGHFMDQFTYAERATDWRGNNNIAESIYAQLTLERHPVPAWIVVGAGTGGTGATIGRFTRYRRLPTKLCVVDPENSAFYPAWQAADWSVRTGRGSRIEGIGRPTVEASFLPSVVDRMVQVPDAASLAAMRAGSAVLGRRVGGSTGTNLWGAFGLIAAMLAEGRTGSVVTLICDAGDRYADTYYADDWVAAQGLDLTPHLATVERFLATGAWPVD, from the coding sequence GTGACTCATCTCGACCGGTGCGACGAGGTTGTCCGGGCGTGGGTGACCGAGGCGATCGCCGCCGTGGAGGCCGACGCGAACCGGTCGGCCGACACCCACCTGCTGCCGTTCCCGCTGCCGAAACAGTGGGGCATCGACCTCTACCTCAAGGACGAGTCGGTGCACCCGACCGGCTCGCTGAAGCACCGGCTGGCCCGCTCGCTCTTCCTCTACGGGCTGTGCAACGGCTGGATCGGTCCGGACACCACGATCGTCGAGGCGTCCTCCGGCTCGACCGCCGTCTCCGAGGCGTACTTCGCACGGATGCTGGGGCTGCCCTTCGTCGCGGTGATGCCCGCCTCCACCTCACCGGAGAAGATCGCCCAGATCGAGTTCCAGGGGGGCCGCTGCCACCTGGTCGACGACCCGGCGAAGGTGGTCGTCGAGGCCCGCTGGCTGGCCGAGGACGCCGGCGGGCACTTCATGGACCAGTTCACCTACGCCGAGCGGGCCACCGACTGGCGGGGCAACAACAACATCGCCGAGTCGATCTACGCCCAGCTCACCCTGGAACGGCACCCGGTGCCGGCCTGGATCGTGGTGGGCGCGGGCACCGGCGGCACCGGCGCCACCATCGGCCGGTTCACCCGGTACCGCCGGCTGCCCACCAAACTCTGCGTGGTCGACCCGGAGAACTCCGCGTTCTACCCGGCGTGGCAGGCGGCCGACTGGTCCGTCCGCACCGGTCGGGGCTCCCGGATCGAGGGGATCGGCCGGCCCACGGTCGAGGCGTCCTTCCTGCCCAGCGTGGTCGACCGGATGGTGCAGGTGCCCGACGCCGCCTCGCTGGCCGCGATGCGGGCCGGCTCGGCGGTGCTCGGCCGTCGGGTGGGCGGCTCCACCGGCACCAACCTCTGGGGCGCCTTCGGGCTGATCGCCGCCATGCTCGCCGAGGGGCGCACCGGATCGGTGGTGACGCTCATCTGCGACGCCGGCGACCGGTACGCCGACACGTACTACGCCGACGACTGGGTGGCTGCCCAGGGCCTGGACCTGACCCCGCACCTCGCCACCGTCGAGCGCTTCCTCGCCACCGGAGCCTGGCCCGTCGACTAG
- a CDS encoding SDR family NAD(P)-dependent oxidoreductase — MTLPVSGAAVVTGAAGGLGQAVATALHADGWPVLLTDLDAGAVAAVAAPLGGWSRPLDVRDEAACAAVVAEAADRAGGLGLWVNNAGLLVTGPSWSHDAATRRRVVEVNTFGAMNGTLAALELMRAQGWGHVLNVVSLAGLVAPPGETIYAASKHALLAFSLGTLADLRLAGHRDVHVSCLCPDGIWTPMLHDRLDDPGAVASFTGTLLSPQRVARRAARLARHPRPVVTLPRWRGAQVRLLDALPGLAIRLGPLVRAAGRVGQRRQRRRLERG, encoded by the coding sequence GTGACTCTTCCGGTGTCCGGAGCGGCGGTGGTGACCGGCGCGGCCGGGGGACTCGGGCAGGCCGTCGCCACCGCCCTCCACGCCGACGGTTGGCCGGTGCTTCTCACCGACCTGGACGCCGGGGCCGTGGCCGCCGTCGCCGCCCCGCTGGGCGGCTGGTCCCGTCCGCTGGACGTCCGCGACGAGGCGGCCTGCGCGGCGGTGGTCGCCGAGGCCGCCGACCGTGCTGGCGGGCTCGGGCTCTGGGTGAACAACGCCGGCCTGCTGGTGACCGGCCCGTCCTGGAGTCACGACGCGGCCACCCGCCGTCGGGTGGTCGAGGTGAACACCTTCGGCGCGATGAACGGCACCCTCGCCGCGCTGGAGCTGATGCGGGCACAGGGGTGGGGACACGTGCTGAACGTCGTCTCGCTCGCCGGCCTGGTCGCCCCGCCCGGCGAGACCATCTACGCGGCCAGCAAGCACGCCCTGCTCGCGTTCAGCCTCGGCACCCTCGCCGACCTGCGGCTGGCCGGGCATCGGGACGTACACGTCTCGTGTCTCTGCCCGGACGGTATCTGGACGCCGATGCTGCACGACCGGCTGGACGACCCCGGCGCGGTGGCGTCCTTCACCGGGACGCTGCTGTCGCCGCAGCGGGTGGCCCGGCGGGCCGCGCGGCTGGCCCGGCACCCCCGGCCGGTCGTCACGCTGCCCCGCTGGCGGGGCGCGCAGGTCCGACTGCTCGACGCGCTGCCCGGGCTGGCGATCCGGCTGGGTCCGCTGGTCCGGGCCGCCGGCCGGGTCGGGCAGCGCCGCCAGCGCCGCCGGCTCGAGCGCGGGTGA
- a CDS encoding Lrp/AsnC family transcriptional regulator translates to MDAIDLRLVELLRGNARLSYAELARQVGLSAPAVHERVGKLESGGVIRAYRAEVEPESIGLGVTALIGIVEDSAADTDDLLEALRRMPEIESCYFMAGVESFLLKARVGTIAELERLIVRLNRTPGVASTRTGIALSTKWENRPQPGTPR, encoded by the coding sequence GTGGACGCCATCGACCTGAGGCTCGTGGAGCTGTTGCGGGGCAACGCTCGTCTGTCGTACGCCGAACTGGCCCGGCAGGTGGGTCTTTCCGCTCCCGCCGTACACGAACGGGTCGGCAAGTTGGAGTCGGGCGGGGTCATCCGGGCCTACCGTGCCGAGGTGGAGCCCGAGTCGATCGGGCTGGGCGTCACCGCCCTGATCGGCATCGTCGAGGACTCCGCCGCCGACACCGACGACCTGCTGGAGGCCCTCCGGCGGATGCCGGAGATCGAGTCCTGTTACTTCATGGCCGGCGTGGAGTCGTTCCTGCTCAAGGCCCGGGTGGGCACGATCGCCGAGTTGGAGCGGCTGATCGTCCGGCTGAACCGTACGCCCGGGGTGGCCTCCACCCGGACCGGCATCGCCCTGTCGACCAAGTGGGAGAACCGCCCCCAGCCCGGCACCCCGCGGTGA
- a CDS encoding BldC family transcriptional regulator, giving the protein MDTGDRLLTPGEVAALFRVDPKTVTRWAAAGRIGSIRTPGGHRRFRESEVRALLEGEGMLDEGEDPANRPRNAGPTASTGPGPANAGLY; this is encoded by the coding sequence GTGGACACTGGAGATCGCCTGCTGACACCGGGCGAGGTGGCCGCGCTGTTTCGAGTGGACCCGAAGACCGTGACGAGATGGGCCGCGGCCGGCCGAATCGGCAGCATCCGAACGCCAGGCGGGCATCGCCGTTTCCGGGAATCCGAGGTGCGGGCACTGCTCGAGGGGGAGGGCATGCTCGATGAGGGGGAGGATCCGGCGAACCGGCCACGCAACGCCGGTCCGACGGCCTCCACCGGCCCGGGTCCGGCCAACGCCGGCCTCTACTGA
- a CDS encoding UbiX family flavin prenyltransferase, whose protein sequence is MREPWVVGVSGASGTPYAAAVLRGLLDAGTGVDLIVSRAARLTVLDETGRPFRDAHWRDDLGAWLGRDLAGDDLRYWPAGDLAAGPSSGSYRARGMAVVPASTAACAGIAIGLSKDLLQRAAEVNLKERRPVVVVPRETPVTRSHLEHLIALHDAGAVVLPASPGFYGAGASASAQQLVDFVAGKVLDALGVPHTLFRRWAGELGAAVW, encoded by the coding sequence ATGCGCGAACCATGGGTGGTCGGGGTCTCCGGAGCTTCCGGTACGCCGTACGCGGCGGCGGTCCTGCGCGGGCTGCTCGACGCCGGGACGGGCGTCGACCTGATCGTCTCCCGGGCAGCCCGGCTCACCGTCCTCGACGAGACCGGCCGCCCCTTCCGGGACGCGCACTGGCGCGACGATCTGGGCGCCTGGCTCGGGCGGGACCTGGCCGGGGACGACCTGCGGTACTGGCCCGCCGGGGACCTGGCCGCCGGTCCGAGCAGCGGCTCCTACCGGGCACGCGGCATGGCGGTGGTGCCAGCCAGCACCGCCGCCTGCGCGGGCATCGCCATCGGACTCTCCAAGGACCTGTTGCAGCGCGCCGCGGAGGTCAACCTCAAGGAGCGGCGGCCGGTGGTGGTGGTGCCACGGGAGACCCCGGTGACCCGCAGCCACCTCGAACATCTCATCGCGTTGCACGACGCCGGGGCGGTGGTGCTGCCCGCCAGCCCCGGCTTCTACGGCGCCGGGGCGTCCGCCTCCGCCCAGCAGTTGGTCGACTTCGTCGCCGGCAAGGTGCTGGACGCGCTGGGCGTACCGCACACGCTGTTCCGCCGGTGGGCCGGGGAACTGGGCGCGGCGGTGTGGTGA
- a CDS encoding terpene synthase family protein, whose translation MGKESVMPGGFVGLPRFDCPIPPRLSPHADATQEWLSTWLTRFDLPLDPPALDRLHRTGIARYAGRICPDVGATELRALAALFTWFFLVDDLCDRPRNSTPQQVDGLRQGVLKLLRAGPRSRHPGFTGPLRRMLVDVWRAPRARMPAHWRVRFVDAMAHFLDGVWRESADKAAGRVPTLAEYVPLRRATSAAYVAYALVEFATGQVLPDAVHHHPHLVRIAETANDLLSWFNDVISLDRDRTNSGGHNLVLATAREHGVPVETAMSLVTDRWRAAMDHFVALRATVPSFGPELDRAVAVHLDGVANSVRGTIDWSLESARYLVP comes from the coding sequence GTGGGGAAGGAATCGGTGATGCCCGGCGGTTTCGTCGGCCTGCCTCGGTTCGACTGCCCCATCCCGCCACGGCTGTCACCGCACGCCGACGCGACGCAGGAGTGGCTCTCCACCTGGCTCACCCGTTTCGACCTGCCGCTGGACCCGCCCGCCCTCGACCGGCTGCACCGCACCGGCATCGCCCGGTACGCGGGTCGGATCTGCCCAGACGTCGGCGCGACCGAGCTGCGCGCCCTCGCCGCCCTGTTCACCTGGTTCTTCCTGGTGGACGACCTCTGCGACCGGCCACGGAACTCCACTCCCCAGCAGGTCGACGGGCTCCGGCAGGGGGTGCTGAAGCTGCTGCGGGCCGGTCCGCGCTCGCGTCATCCCGGCTTCACCGGCCCGCTGCGCCGGATGCTGGTGGACGTCTGGCGGGCTCCCCGGGCCCGGATGCCGGCCCACTGGCGGGTCCGCTTCGTCGACGCGATGGCGCACTTCCTGGACGGGGTGTGGCGCGAGTCGGCCGACAAGGCCGCCGGCCGGGTGCCGACGCTCGCCGAGTACGTTCCGCTGCGCCGGGCCACGTCGGCGGCGTACGTGGCGTACGCGCTGGTGGAGTTCGCCACCGGGCAGGTGCTGCCGGACGCCGTCCACCACCACCCGCACCTGGTCCGCATCGCCGAGACCGCGAACGACCTGCTCTCCTGGTTCAACGACGTGATCTCCCTCGACCGGGACCGGACCAACTCCGGTGGACACAACCTGGTGCTGGCCACGGCGCGGGAGCACGGGGTGCCGGTGGAGACCGCCATGTCGCTGGTGACCGACAGGTGGCGGGCGGCGATGGATCACTTCGTGGCACTACGCGCGACGGTGCCGTCGTTCGGGCCGGAACTGGACCGGGCGGTCGCCGTCCACCTGGACGGGGTGGCGAACTCGGTACGCGGCACCATCGACTGGTCCCTGGAGAGCGCCCGCTACCTGGTGCCCTGA
- the mqnP gene encoding menaquinone biosynthesis prenyltransferase MqnP, with translation MTAVAERPGRVKSFLRLVAIEHSVFALPFAYLSALTAMRLEGGRVRWVDLLLITVAMVGARTFAMAANRILDRRIDARNPRTAGRELVTGAVSVRTAWTGAVVALVVFLAAAALLNPLCLVLAPLAVVPLVVYPYGKRFTDWPHAILAVAQAVGPVGAWLAVTGTFAGSWPAWLLGVAVGLWIGGFDLIYACQDAEVDREIGVRSVPARYGLRFALHASTVAHVVTFALFVWFGALVGYGWPWWVGLALTALAFGYQHVVVSPTDLSRVNRAFFTANGFVGIALFLFALLDLVLRLDLRP, from the coding sequence ATGACCGCGGTCGCCGAACGGCCCGGTCGGGTGAAGTCGTTCCTCCGGCTCGTCGCGATCGAGCACTCGGTCTTCGCACTGCCCTTCGCGTACCTGTCCGCGCTGACCGCGATGCGGCTCGAGGGCGGTCGGGTGCGCTGGGTCGACCTGCTGCTGATCACCGTGGCGATGGTCGGGGCGCGGACGTTCGCGATGGCCGCCAACCGGATCCTCGACCGGCGGATCGACGCGCGGAATCCCCGTACCGCCGGGCGGGAGCTGGTCACCGGGGCGGTGAGCGTGCGGACGGCCTGGACCGGCGCGGTGGTCGCGCTGGTGGTCTTCCTCGCCGCCGCCGCGCTGCTCAACCCGCTCTGCCTGGTGCTCGCGCCGCTCGCCGTGGTGCCGCTGGTGGTCTACCCGTACGGCAAACGGTTCACCGACTGGCCGCACGCGATCCTGGCGGTCGCCCAGGCGGTCGGCCCGGTCGGCGCGTGGCTCGCCGTCACCGGCACCTTCGCCGGCTCGTGGCCGGCCTGGCTGCTCGGCGTCGCGGTCGGCCTGTGGATCGGCGGGTTCGACCTGATCTACGCCTGCCAGGACGCCGAGGTGGACCGCGAGATCGGGGTACGCAGCGTCCCGGCCCGGTACGGGCTGCGCTTCGCCCTGCACGCCTCGACGGTGGCGCACGTGGTGACCTTCGCGCTCTTCGTCTGGTTCGGGGCCCTGGTCGGGTACGGCTGGCCGTGGTGGGTCGGGCTGGCGCTGACCGCGCTCGCCTTCGGCTACCAGCACGTGGTGGTCAGCCCGACCGACCTGAGCCGGGTCAACCGGGCGTTCTTCACCGCGAACGGGTTCGTCGGGATCGCGCTCTTCCTCTTCGCCCTGCTCGACCTGGTGCTCCGGCTGGACCTGCGGCCCTGA
- a CDS encoding menaquinone biosynthesis decarboxylase, producing MAVRGFPYTDLKDFLTALERAGELRRVSVPVDPTLEISEIVTRTVRAGGPALLFERPTRGEMPVAVNLFGTEKRMAMALGVESLDEIGDRIGAMIKPELPVGWSGIRDGLGKVMQLKSLPPRKVKTAPCQQVVYRGDDVDLNRLPGLQVWPGDGGIFHNYGLTHTKHPETGKRNLGLYRLQQHSHNTIGMHWQIHKDSTAHHAVAERLGQRLPVAIAIGCDPVVSYAASAPLPSDIDEYLFAGFLRGERTEMVDCLTVPLQVPAHAQVVLEGYIEPGERLPEGPFGDHTGFYTPVEPFPVMHVETMTMQRDPVYHSIVTSKPPQEDHGLGKATERIFLPLLRMLIPDIVDYDMPAAGVFHNCVIVSIRKRYPKHAQKIMNAIWGAHLLSLAKLIVVVDEDCDVHDYHEVAFRAFGNVDYSRDLLLTEGPVDHLDHSSYQQFWGGKAGIDATRKLPTEGYTRGWPEEMTMSPEVVALVDKRWKEYGIR from the coding sequence ATGGCGGTTCGTGGCTTCCCGTACACCGATCTCAAGGACTTCCTGACGGCGCTGGAGCGCGCGGGCGAACTGCGGCGCGTGAGCGTCCCGGTGGACCCGACGCTGGAGATCAGCGAGATCGTCACCCGGACGGTACGGGCGGGCGGGCCGGCGCTGCTCTTCGAGCGTCCCACGCGGGGCGAGATGCCGGTGGCGGTCAACCTCTTCGGCACCGAGAAGCGGATGGCGATGGCGCTCGGCGTCGAGTCGCTGGACGAGATCGGCGACCGGATCGGCGCGATGATCAAGCCCGAACTGCCGGTCGGCTGGTCCGGCATCCGGGACGGGCTCGGCAAGGTCATGCAGCTCAAGTCGCTGCCGCCGCGCAAGGTGAAGACCGCCCCCTGCCAGCAGGTCGTCTACCGGGGTGACGACGTCGACCTGAACCGGCTGCCGGGGTTGCAGGTGTGGCCCGGCGACGGCGGCATCTTCCACAACTACGGGCTGACCCACACCAAGCATCCGGAGACCGGCAAGCGCAACCTCGGGCTCTACCGCCTCCAGCAGCACAGCCACAACACCATCGGCATGCACTGGCAGATCCACAAGGACTCCACCGCCCACCACGCGGTCGCCGAGCGGCTCGGGCAGCGGCTGCCGGTGGCGATCGCGATCGGCTGCGACCCGGTGGTCAGCTACGCGGCCAGCGCGCCGCTCCCCAGCGACATCGACGAGTACCTGTTCGCCGGTTTCCTGCGCGGAGAGCGTACGGAGATGGTCGACTGCCTGACGGTGCCGCTCCAGGTGCCGGCGCACGCGCAGGTGGTGCTGGAGGGCTATATCGAGCCCGGCGAGCGGCTGCCGGAGGGACCGTTCGGCGACCACACCGGCTTCTACACCCCGGTCGAGCCGTTCCCGGTGATGCACGTCGAGACGATGACCATGCAGCGCGACCCGGTCTACCACTCGATCGTCACGTCCAAGCCGCCCCAGGAGGACCACGGCCTGGGCAAGGCCACCGAGCGGATCTTCCTGCCCCTGCTGCGGATGCTGATCCCGGACATCGTCGACTACGACATGCCGGCCGCCGGGGTGTTCCACAACTGCGTGATCGTCTCGATCCGCAAGCGCTACCCGAAGCACGCCCAGAAGATCATGAACGCGATCTGGGGGGCCCACCTGCTCTCCCTGGCCAAGCTGATCGTGGTGGTGGACGAGGACTGCGACGTGCACGACTACCACGAGGTCGCCTTCCGCGCCTTCGGCAACGTCGACTACTCCCGGGACCTGCTGCTCACCGAGGGGCCGGTGGACCACCTGGACCACTCCTCGTACCAGCAGTTCTGGGGCGGCAAGGCGGGCATCGACGCCACCCGCAAGCTCCCCACCGAGGGCTACACCCGGGGCTGGCCGGAGGAGATGACCATGTCGCCGGAGGTCGTCGCCCTGGTCGACAAGCGCTGGAAGGAATACGGAATCCGATGA
- a CDS encoding helix-turn-helix transcriptional regulator: MGEEVPGPLVGPGEILAMLGVGRSRFRQIIVHPNFPRPFQTLMAGSVWLRSDVEAYIAKYRQPRPPADEDEPG, from the coding sequence ATGGGTGAGGAGGTCCCGGGACCGCTCGTCGGGCCAGGCGAGATTCTGGCGATGTTGGGCGTGGGCCGTTCGCGGTTCCGGCAGATCATCGTGCATCCGAACTTTCCCCGCCCGTTCCAGACGCTCATGGCCGGCTCGGTGTGGCTGCGGTCGGACGTGGAGGCGTACATCGCCAAGTACCGCCAGCCCCGCCCCCCAGCCGACGAAGACGAGCCGGGCTGA
- a CDS encoding M23 family metallopeptidase, translating into MVEKESSRHPEVALSLPFTGLWLARNSPARRVPSHGTDLFGERYAIDFVGVDERRRTAGHRDWRTFLATEPADRFFAYGRPILAPADGTVVEVHDGEIDHAGRRSQLALVPYMLGQAARVRQGVRAVAGNYLVIALPGGAFVALVHLRAGSVRVSPGEVVTAGQHVAACGNSGNSTQPHLHMQVMETRDFSVARGVPMAFRHFRERPRGARQFHTREYGVPAEGAVVEPLPLPGAHSTS; encoded by the coding sequence GTGGTCGAGAAGGAGTCTTCGCGGCACCCGGAGGTCGCGCTCTCGCTACCGTTCACGGGGCTGTGGCTGGCCCGGAACAGTCCGGCCCGGCGGGTCCCGAGCCACGGGACGGACCTGTTCGGTGAGCGGTACGCCATCGACTTCGTCGGGGTGGACGAGCGCCGCCGGACCGCCGGCCACCGGGACTGGCGGACCTTCCTCGCCACCGAACCGGCGGACCGGTTCTTCGCCTACGGTCGACCGATCCTGGCCCCCGCCGACGGCACCGTCGTCGAGGTGCACGACGGCGAGATCGACCACGCCGGGCGGCGCTCACAACTGGCCCTCGTGCCCTACATGCTCGGTCAGGCGGCCCGGGTCCGGCAGGGCGTACGTGCGGTGGCCGGCAACTACCTGGTCATCGCGCTCCCCGGTGGCGCGTTCGTCGCGCTCGTCCACCTGCGGGCCGGTTCCGTCCGGGTCAGCCCCGGGGAAGTGGTGACGGCAGGGCAGCACGTCGCGGCCTGTGGCAACTCCGGCAACTCGACCCAGCCGCATCTGCACATGCAGGTCATGGAGACCCGGGACTTCTCCGTCGCGCGAGGCGTCCCGATGGCGTTCCGGCACTTCCGCGAACGGCCGCGCGGCGCGAGGCAGTTCCACACCAGGGAGTACGGCGTCCCCGCCGAGGGCGCGGTCGTTGAGCCGCTGCCGCTACCAGGGGCGCACTCGACTTCCTGA
- the ccsB gene encoding c-type cytochrome biogenesis protein CcsB: MSALSDQLVTFAILTYLVAMICHAVEYALGNARTRAMAATPARELVGAGVGGSGGGPVVTEAGSDAGVKPPARPGGRGRLAGRIAVVATAVAALLHLAGLASRGVAADRMPWGNMYEFVLTVSFIGVASWLAVLWKRPSLRRLGLFLTLVMVLLLATAELVLYVPVVPLVPALNSYWFVIHVSTVVFASGLFLLGVVPAVTYLMRAGYERGKRSFPYTLAKRMPSAESLERLTFALHAFAFPVFTFAVIAGAIWAEASWGRPWGWDPKETWSFISWVIYAGYLHARATPSVKRNVATWIAVLGFLTMLMNLFGVNIFFEGLHSYGGLD, translated from the coding sequence ATGTCCGCGCTCTCCGATCAGCTGGTGACCTTCGCGATCCTCACGTACCTGGTCGCGATGATCTGCCACGCCGTCGAGTACGCCCTCGGCAACGCCCGTACCCGGGCGATGGCCGCGACGCCCGCCCGCGAGCTGGTCGGTGCGGGGGTCGGCGGATCCGGCGGCGGCCCGGTCGTCACCGAGGCGGGCTCGGACGCTGGTGTGAAGCCGCCGGCGCGTCCGGGTGGGCGGGGCCGGTTGGCCGGTCGGATCGCCGTCGTCGCCACCGCGGTCGCCGCCCTGCTGCACCTCGCGGGCCTGGCCAGCCGGGGCGTCGCCGCCGACCGGATGCCCTGGGGCAACATGTACGAGTTCGTGCTGACGGTCTCGTTCATCGGGGTCGCGAGCTGGCTCGCGGTGCTCTGGAAGCGCCCCTCGCTGCGTCGCCTCGGGCTGTTCCTGACCCTGGTCATGGTGCTCCTGCTGGCCACCGCCGAGCTGGTGCTCTACGTACCGGTGGTGCCGTTGGTGCCGGCGCTCAACTCGTACTGGTTCGTCATCCACGTCTCGACGGTGGTCTTCGCCTCCGGTCTCTTCCTGCTCGGTGTGGTGCCGGCGGTGACCTACCTGATGCGCGCAGGGTACGAGCGGGGCAAGCGGAGCTTCCCGTACACCCTGGCGAAGCGTATGCCGTCGGCGGAGAGCCTGGAGCGGCTCACCTTCGCGCTGCACGCGTTCGCCTTCCCGGTCTTCACCTTCGCGGTCATCGCGGGCGCGATCTGGGCCGAGGCGTCCTGGGGTCGGCCGTGGGGCTGGGACCCGAAGGAGACCTGGTCGTTCATCTCCTGGGTGATCTACGCCGGCTACCTGCACGCCCGCGCCACGCCGAGCGTGAAGCGCAACGTGGCCACCTGGATCGCCGTGCTGGGCTTCCTGACCATGCTGATGAACCTGTTCGGCGTGAACATCTTCTTCGAGGGCCTGCACTCGTACGGCGGCCTCGACTGA
- the resB gene encoding cytochrome c biogenesis protein ResB has product MAIVDDRPATPSPPAPRRPNPLLALLRNSWRQLTSMRTALVLLFLLAVAAVPGSVLPQRGVNPEDVDDFFAEHPDLASTLDRIGGFEVFGSVWFSAIYLLLFTSLVGCIVPRLRDHVRALRAVPPAAPKRLERLPQHTVLTDHDGDPEAIAAVLRRRRWRVVVRGNEVSAEKGYLKETGNLLFHTSMIAVLIGVALGSWYGWSGNRLLVAGPDNAFCNTQFQYAESKFGARVQSPDLPPFCLTLDKFDARFLESGQPEFYNATVTVSEDGKADRREEFSVNSPLRLDGANVYLLGHGYAPVIRYTDRNGDSQTSTVPFLTMDNTLTGEGVAMFPDINVDPATGKRDPDLQIAFEGLYLPTAPDAPPYVRSEHPTERNPAVFLVAYRGNLGVDAGIPGSVYQLDQRQVRNGKLKQLGDAKLLKPGEKWTLDDGTSVEFLGTEPFITLSVRYDPGSTLMLVSCGVLLVGLMGSLFGRRRRVWFRVLPAGTGGTVLPAGTGGPGGAVLPAGTGDPAAATTNSTDDPAGRSTTGGSSLVEVGGLPRTEYPGFAAEFMQLVDEVRGAGGAGSASRPAPGSREGTE; this is encoded by the coding sequence ATGGCGATCGTCGACGACCGGCCGGCGACGCCGTCCCCGCCGGCCCCGCGCCGGCCCAACCCGCTGCTGGCCCTGCTGCGCAACTCGTGGCGGCAGCTCACCAGCATGCGTACCGCGCTGGTCCTGCTCTTCCTGCTCGCGGTCGCCGCCGTCCCCGGCTCGGTGCTGCCGCAGCGTGGGGTCAACCCGGAGGACGTGGACGACTTCTTCGCCGAGCACCCCGACCTGGCCTCGACGCTGGACCGGATCGGCGGGTTCGAGGTCTTCGGCTCGGTCTGGTTCTCCGCGATCTACCTGCTGCTGTTCACCTCGCTGGTCGGCTGCATCGTGCCCCGGCTGCGCGACCACGTACGCGCGCTGCGGGCCGTACCGCCGGCGGCGCCGAAGCGGCTGGAGCGGCTGCCGCAGCACACGGTCCTGACCGACCACGACGGCGACCCGGAGGCCATCGCGGCGGTGCTGCGCCGCCGCCGCTGGCGGGTGGTGGTCCGGGGCAACGAGGTCTCCGCCGAGAAGGGGTACCTCAAGGAGACCGGGAACCTCCTCTTCCACACCTCGATGATCGCGGTGCTGATCGGTGTCGCGCTCGGCTCGTGGTACGGCTGGAGCGGCAACCGCCTCCTGGTCGCCGGTCCGGACAACGCCTTTTGCAACACCCAGTTCCAGTACGCCGAGTCGAAGTTCGGTGCCCGGGTGCAGAGCCCGGACCTGCCCCCGTTCTGCCTGACCCTGGACAAGTTCGACGCCCGGTTCCTGGAGTCCGGTCAGCCGGAGTTCTACAACGCCACGGTGACCGTCTCCGAGGACGGGAAGGCGGACCGCCGGGAGGAGTTCTCGGTCAACTCGCCGTTGCGCCTCGACGGGGCGAACGTCTACCTGCTTGGCCACGGGTACGCGCCGGTCATCCGGTACACCGACCGCAACGGCGACTCGCAGACCTCGACGGTGCCCTTCCTGACCATGGACAACACGCTCACCGGCGAGGGTGTGGCGATGTTCCCGGACATCAACGTCGACCCGGCGACCGGCAAGCGCGACCCGGACCTCCAGATCGCCTTCGAGGGGCTCTACCTGCCCACCGCGCCGGACGCCCCGCCGTACGTGCGGTCGGAGCACCCGACCGAGCGGAACCCGGCGGTCTTCCTGGTCGCGTACCGGGGCAACCTGGGTGTGGACGCCGGCATCCCCGGCTCGGTGTACCAGCTCGACCAGCGGCAGGTCCGCAACGGCAAGCTCAAGCAGCTCGGCGACGCGAAGCTGCTCAAGCCGGGTGAGAAGTGGACGCTGGACGACGGCACCTCGGTCGAGTTCCTCGGCACCGAGCCGTTCATCACCCTCTCCGTCCGCTACGACCCGGGCTCGACGCTGATGCTGGTGAGCTGCGGCGTGCTCCTGGTCGGCCTGATGGGTTCGCTCTTCGGCCGCCGGCGACGGGTGTGGTTCCGGGTGCTCCCGGCCGGGACGGGCGGCACGGTTCTCCCTGCCGGCACGGGCGGCCCCGGCGGCGCGGTCCTTCCGGCGGGAACGGGCGACCCCGCCGCCGCGACGACGAACAGCACCGACGACCCGGCCGGAAGATCCACGACGGGCGGTAGTAGTTTGGTGGAGGTCGGTGGGCTGCCGCGCACCGAGTACCCCGGGTTCGCCGCCGAATTCATGCAGCTCGTCGACGAGGTCCGAGGCGCCGGCGGGGCAGGTTCCGCCAGTCGGCCCGCCCCGGGCTCGCGAGAAGGGACCGAGTGA